In Gracilimonas sp., a single window of DNA contains:
- a CDS encoding NAD(P)-dependent oxidoreductase has protein sequence MKAFVTGGTGFIGSHLVEALINSPEYNEVRCLVRSSEKWLRGMTFKTIGGDLNDLKALGKGLENVDVLFHIAAIVKAPSKKEFTQANVDATENLVRLAQKKGVKNIVVLSSLAAAGPSNGTPKRENEPMNPVSMYGESKKEMEARIKAAAKKNDSIKIIRPPAVYGPREDQIYSFFKACAKGICPIVGDGNNPRVSMVYVSDLVDGILRAANKTDEGVHTYFISGEGTHSWNDIRAITSKVLGKKTIPLKIKPKLVKKAAGLIENVASLFGIYPVINKEKANELILEWTCSSKKAEKELDYQSKVSLSEGISRTIHWYKMHNWL, from the coding sequence ATGAAAGCCTTTGTAACCGGAGGAACAGGTTTTATTGGAAGTCATTTGGTGGAAGCACTCATAAACTCTCCGGAATATAATGAGGTGCGATGCCTGGTCCGAAGCAGCGAAAAATGGTTGCGTGGAATGACTTTTAAAACCATAGGAGGAGATCTTAATGATTTAAAAGCATTGGGTAAGGGCTTAGAAAATGTTGATGTGCTTTTTCATATTGCCGCTATTGTTAAAGCGCCTTCAAAGAAAGAATTTACTCAGGCCAATGTTGATGCCACAGAAAATCTCGTGCGTTTAGCTCAAAAAAAAGGAGTAAAAAATATTGTAGTTCTTTCTTCTCTTGCGGCCGCAGGCCCCAGCAACGGAACTCCCAAAAGGGAAAATGAACCGATGAATCCGGTAAGTATGTATGGGGAATCCAAAAAAGAGATGGAAGCACGTATAAAAGCAGCAGCTAAAAAAAACGACAGTATTAAAATTATCCGGCCCCCGGCTGTATATGGTCCACGGGAAGACCAAATTTATTCCTTCTTTAAAGCATGTGCTAAAGGAATTTGCCCTATTGTCGGAGATGGGAACAATCCGCGGGTTTCGATGGTGTATGTGAGCGATTTAGTGGATGGAATATTACGGGCAGCAAATAAAACAGATGAAGGTGTTCATACTTATTTTATTTCAGGTGAAGGAACTCATTCCTGGAATGATATCAGGGCTATTACTTCCAAAGTATTAGGCAAGAAAACGATACCTCTCAAGATAAAACCAAAGTTAGTGAAAAAAGCAGCCGGCTTGATTGAAAATGTTGCATCATTATTTGGCATCTATCCCGTTATTAACAAAGAAAAAGCAAATGAGCTTATCCTGGAATGGACCTGTAGCTCCAAAAAAGCTGAAAAAGAATTAGATTACCAGTCAAAAGTTTCTTTGTCTGAAGGAATTTCACGAACTATACACTGGTATAAAATGCATAATTGGTTATAG
- the mutY gene encoding A/G-specific adenine glycosylase produces the protein MQPADFSSHLLAWYKGHKRPMPWRDELDPYKIWVSEIMLQQTRVDQATPYFRNFISLFPTVYDLAKADQQEVLKAWEGLGYYSRARNLHSAAKDLIENCGGKLPEKYDEIIKLKGIGPYTAAAITSIAFNKPNAVVDGNVIRVLTRYFGIEQDTRSSKTRNKVQEFANELIDEKQPGDFNQALMELGSIVCTPSNPDCTNCPVQPGCIASKMAKTDTIPYKSPAKKKPHHIIGVGILEREDGKLLIALRPEDAMLGGLWEFPGGKKKDEEKIQQTVERELKEELDVETKAFEEFMTLKHTYSHFSITLHAWFCKLISGTPKPKSSQEIRWVHRNELEQYPFPKANKVLTERLTKDN, from the coding sequence TTGCAACCTGCAGATTTTTCTTCTCACCTGTTAGCTTGGTATAAAGGTCATAAAAGACCCATGCCCTGGCGGGATGAACTCGACCCCTATAAAATCTGGGTTTCAGAAATTATGCTTCAGCAAACCCGGGTTGACCAAGCCACTCCATATTTCCGGAATTTCATTTCACTTTTCCCCACGGTTTATGATTTAGCAAAAGCCGATCAACAGGAAGTTTTAAAAGCCTGGGAGGGGCTGGGCTATTATAGCCGGGCCCGTAATTTACATTCAGCCGCCAAGGATTTAATTGAGAATTGTGGTGGAAAACTACCTGAAAAGTACGATGAGATCATCAAGCTAAAAGGGATTGGACCTTATACTGCAGCCGCAATCACAAGTATTGCTTTCAATAAACCTAATGCTGTAGTTGACGGAAATGTTATTAGGGTATTAACCCGGTATTTTGGGATTGAGCAAGATACACGAAGCTCAAAAACCCGCAATAAAGTGCAGGAGTTTGCTAATGAATTAATCGATGAAAAACAGCCCGGGGATTTTAATCAAGCACTTATGGAGCTCGGTTCTATTGTTTGTACTCCCTCAAATCCGGACTGTACAAATTGCCCGGTTCAACCGGGTTGCATTGCCTCAAAAATGGCTAAAACCGATACTATTCCTTACAAATCTCCGGCCAAAAAAAAGCCACATCACATTATAGGAGTAGGAATTTTAGAGCGTGAGGACGGAAAATTACTTATCGCACTTCGCCCCGAAGATGCTATGCTCGGCGGTTTATGGGAATTCCCCGGCGGCAAGAAAAAAGACGAGGAGAAAATTCAGCAAACGGTTGAGCGTGAATTAAAAGAAGAGCTTGATGTTGAAACAAAAGCTTTTGAAGAATTCATGACTCTTAAACACACCTATTCTCATTTTTCCATCACTTTACATGCTTGGTTCTGTAAGCTGATCTCAGGGACACCGAAACCAAAATCCAGTCAGGAAATAAGATGGGTTCACCGAAATGAGCTGGAGCAATATCCTTTTCCAAAAGCAAATAAAGTGCTTACCGAACGTCTCACGAAGGATAACTAA
- a CDS encoding class I SAM-dependent methyltransferase, whose amino-acid sequence MIQNIKNWFFALVDDYMHARYGKRKSVLFKDHPKEVIEIGAGYGANFRYLKSGTRVIAVEPNSSLRDILKKRAERFGIILEIHHGGAEELLIPDNHVEMVLGSLVLCSVNDPIQVVSEIKRVLKAGGRFAYLEHVKAREGSWVYGIQRMVRKPWKCFFDGCHVTRDTGKLIQNSGFKNVDQQAFNSRTIFVPIIPHISGVAVK is encoded by the coding sequence TTGATTCAGAATATTAAAAATTGGTTTTTTGCTTTAGTAGATGACTATATGCATGCCCGGTACGGGAAACGGAAAAGCGTGCTGTTTAAAGATCACCCTAAAGAAGTGATTGAAATAGGAGCCGGATACGGAGCTAATTTCAGATACTTGAAATCGGGGACTAGGGTAATTGCAGTTGAGCCAAATTCATCACTGCGTGATATACTCAAAAAGAGAGCGGAGCGCTTTGGAATTATTTTAGAAATTCATCACGGAGGTGCTGAGGAGTTGCTCATACCCGATAACCATGTAGAGATGGTATTAGGCAGCTTGGTATTGTGTTCTGTAAATGATCCGATCCAAGTTGTTTCTGAAATCAAGAGAGTGTTGAAAGCGGGAGGCAGGTTTGCTTATCTGGAACATGTAAAAGCTCGGGAAGGAAGTTGGGTGTATGGTATCCAACGAATGGTCAGAAAACCGTGGAAGTGTTTTTTTGATGGATGCCATGTAACACGTGATACCGGTAAGCTGATTCAAAACTCCGGATTTAAGAATGTTGATCAGCAAGCTTTTAACAGTCGTACCATATTCGTACCGATTATACCTCATATAAGCGGGGTTGCTGTTAAGTAA
- a CDS encoding Ig domain-containing protein → MNFTSKIALFLFSIILFGTQTNAQQKLVQDYSQLMEIPDVVTMEASPTHLYVLSEEEGMAVFRAYPDSLQWLYTSTGMQRRGNRIMADIRFAYLFGDSRRLTVLEPTSPLGVYSSTFLPERPRAAARIDNNLYIALGDGGLGMVSLETPESVDTKVQRMAASDLSGASVLDIRTTDFSNQLFVLTDAPSLIVFKQKESNLERSQNISLRSPLSHIFIDEEEVWGSTGNGEIFEIRSTGIGKRIGITNEPVQKIVRWNNRILVRTNSGRVWTTDNSGLLSLWKEDTKSGNFIANSSSRLWIAENDKITTVLLKEKSAEVVQGSDSDFKIKAIPNQVITYPSPLIMPLEMQGNYPVSEVEFSYRSNADNAKIRKQGFFWQPSVNQIGNYWFNIVATNAEGESDSTRFIVDVRSFNSPPRFTPVRNTSIAVNEEYVVEFNATDPDSPQNSLVRYIGVDLPDGASINEKTGEFKWTPTERQVGESTFKIIATDRLGAAASIDVTLNVMDISRDSED, encoded by the coding sequence ATGAATTTTACATCGAAAATTGCTCTCTTTTTATTCTCGATTATTTTATTTGGAACCCAAACCAACGCCCAACAAAAGTTAGTTCAGGATTACAGCCAGCTCATGGAAATCCCGGATGTAGTGACTATGGAAGCCTCTCCAACTCACCTTTATGTGCTTTCTGAAGAAGAAGGAATGGCTGTTTTCAGAGCTTATCCTGATTCCCTCCAATGGCTTTATACCTCCACTGGAATGCAACGCCGGGGAAATAGAATTATGGCTGACATCCGGTTTGCCTATTTATTCGGTGATTCGCGAAGATTAACCGTGCTTGAACCTACTTCTCCTCTTGGAGTTTATTCTTCCACTTTTCTTCCGGAACGGCCAAGAGCTGCCGCCCGTATTGATAACAACCTTTACATTGCTTTAGGGGATGGTGGATTAGGTATGGTTTCCCTGGAAACTCCTGAATCAGTTGATACTAAGGTTCAAAGAATGGCTGCAAGTGATCTTTCAGGTGCTTCCGTTCTGGATATTCGAACCACCGACTTCAGCAATCAACTTTTTGTACTTACTGATGCTCCTTCACTAATCGTTTTTAAGCAAAAAGAATCAAATTTAGAGCGGTCTCAAAATATTTCGCTCAGATCACCCCTCTCACATATTTTCATTGATGAGGAAGAAGTTTGGGGAAGTACCGGTAATGGAGAGATTTTTGAAATCAGATCAACCGGCATTGGAAAACGCATTGGTATCACAAATGAGCCTGTTCAAAAAATTGTGAGATGGAATAATCGAATTTTAGTAAGAACCAACTCAGGGCGGGTTTGGACAACAGACAATTCAGGCTTGCTAAGTTTGTGGAAAGAAGATACAAAATCAGGAAATTTTATCGCTAACAGTTCCAGCCGCCTATGGATTGCCGAAAACGATAAAATTACTACAGTCCTATTAAAAGAGAAATCAGCTGAGGTTGTACAAGGCTCAGATTCTGACTTTAAAATTAAAGCTATCCCAAATCAAGTAATCACTTATCCGAGCCCTCTGATTATGCCATTAGAAATGCAGGGAAACTATCCGGTCAGTGAAGTCGAGTTTTCATACCGCTCCAATGCTGACAATGCCAAAATTCGCAAACAAGGATTTTTCTGGCAGCCTTCGGTCAACCAAATCGGAAATTATTGGTTTAATATTGTTGCTACTAACGCTGAAGGAGAATCGGACAGTACGCGTTTTATAGTGGATGTCAGGTCTTTTAATTCCCCACCCCGATTCACCCCGGTACGCAATACAAGTATCGCCGTAAACGAAGAATATGTTGTTGAATTCAATGCAACTGATCCTGACAGCCCTCAAAATTCATTAGTACGCTACATTGGAGTCGACTTGCCTGATGGTGCTTCCATCAATGAAAAAACCGGAGAATTCAAATGGACTCCAACAGAGCGGCAAGTGGGAGAATCAACTTTCAAAATCATAGCTACTGATCGTTTGGGAGCCGCTGCTTCTATTGATGTCACCCTGAACGTAATGGATATTTCACGCGACAGCGAAGATTAA
- a CDS encoding TIGR02757 family protein, with protein MPQKRKKYKTISQKELIRLKPFLDELVNKIEQPEYINDDPVQFMHAFENKNDKELAGFFAATMAWGRRDIVNAKVEDLLRRMNYRPAEFIKNYSESNAPSFEGFKHRTFKSIDLHWLTKTLQTILLKFKTFENFWAYCLEKATRERRELIAVFHEQFFTFHPQIPQRTKKHVSNPEKNSSAKRLYMYLRWCIRKNSPVDPGTMAFMPPSELKIPLDVHVARQARKLGLLSRKQNDWKAVQELTERMKILLPEDPARYDYALFGIGVLESAIPDELIINNRVE; from the coding sequence TTGCCTCAAAAAAGAAAAAAATATAAAACCATATCCCAAAAGGAACTAATAAGGCTCAAACCATTTCTTGATGAACTAGTAAATAAAATTGAACAACCGGAATACATCAATGATGATCCTGTTCAGTTTATGCATGCTTTTGAAAATAAAAACGACAAAGAACTGGCCGGTTTTTTTGCCGCCACTATGGCTTGGGGGCGCAGGGATATTGTAAATGCCAAAGTAGAAGATTTGCTTCGACGCATGAATTACCGGCCGGCTGAATTCATTAAAAATTATTCTGAAAGTAATGCTCCAAGCTTTGAAGGTTTTAAACACCGAACATTTAAATCTATAGATTTGCATTGGCTTACAAAAACCTTGCAAACCATTCTTCTAAAATTTAAAACATTTGAAAATTTTTGGGCTTATTGCTTAGAAAAAGCAACAAGGGAACGCCGTGAATTAATTGCCGTTTTTCACGAGCAATTCTTCACTTTTCACCCTCAAATTCCTCAGCGCACCAAAAAACATGTTTCCAATCCTGAAAAAAACAGTTCCGCTAAGCGATTATATATGTACTTAAGATGGTGTATCCGAAAAAACAGCCCTGTTGATCCAGGCACTATGGCTTTCATGCCTCCCAGTGAGCTCAAAATTCCTTTAGATGTCCATGTAGCACGACAAGCTCGCAAGCTTGGGCTCCTTTCCAGAAAGCAAAATGACTGGAAAGCGGTTCAGGAACTGACTGAAAGGATGAAGATACTATTACCGGAAGACCCTGCCAGGTACGACTATGCCCTATTTGGAATCGGGGTATTAGAATCGGCGATACCTGATGAGCTGATCATTAATAATAGAGTGGAGTGA